From the genome of Streptomyces sp. NBC_01317, one region includes:
- a CDS encoding substrate-binding domain-containing protein, with protein sequence MGRHSLPDERAAGPARPRSPRRRSVAIATALVLTVAAGAAVAVQSGALSFAEACGGVPVRLRMVASPDIAPALRAIADRARADKVTSDGQCLDIRVVARENYRVASALARGSETPDFEVWVPDSGVWVDRAESVGDAASLTPAGNVALSPVTLAAVPTAAASLGWPRKTYTWAGLTTAATEQDQRLLGAADPARSATGLLALTSIAGSSRDAGPGGDTRAAATAKLLSQRVSDSDIQVLRTLAEDDSGAEKGNPRRNEAVLLSEQAAFVHNSGSNGAANLQLFYPTDGAPALDYPYNLVDESELTTDESRAAMRFMALLTDDASYRTLEDHGFRAGAADTPVKTALVRTAGGRAPQPYDTDDSRPPTAEEVQRTLGLWTVTVQSARLTTVVDASGSMEAPVPGRGGQSRMDVTKASLLQALAQFTPEDEIGLWKFATRLDGAKDYRKVEETARLGDAAKGGGTHREELSDAFSALEPVPDGDTGLYDTTLAAYKEAQASYVKGKFNAVVLLTDGTNKDDHSISRAALISRLRALTDPTRPVPLIGIAVGPDADRAAVHQIARATGGAGYEVSDPGDIQAVILQAIMAVGEEEEP encoded by the coding sequence ATGGGACGTCACAGCTTGCCCGACGAGAGAGCGGCGGGTCCGGCCAGGCCCCGCTCTCCGCGCCGTCGCAGCGTCGCGATCGCCACCGCCCTCGTCCTGACCGTGGCGGCGGGGGCCGCCGTCGCGGTGCAGAGCGGCGCGCTCTCCTTCGCCGAGGCCTGCGGGGGCGTTCCGGTACGGCTGCGGATGGTGGCCTCGCCCGACATCGCGCCCGCGCTGCGGGCCATCGCCGACCGCGCCCGCGCGGACAAGGTGACCTCCGACGGACAGTGTCTGGACATCCGGGTCGTCGCACGCGAGAACTACCGGGTCGCGAGCGCCCTCGCGCGCGGTTCCGAGACCCCGGACTTCGAGGTCTGGGTGCCCGACTCCGGCGTGTGGGTGGACCGCGCCGAGAGTGTCGGGGACGCCGCGTCGCTGACCCCGGCCGGCAATGTGGCCCTCTCCCCGGTCACGCTGGCCGCGGTGCCCACGGCCGCCGCGTCCCTCGGCTGGCCCAGGAAGACGTACACCTGGGCGGGACTGACCACGGCCGCGACCGAACAGGACCAGCGGCTCCTGGGGGCGGCCGACCCGGCGCGCAGCGCGACCGGCCTGCTGGCGCTCACCAGCATCGCCGGGTCGTCCCGCGACGCCGGCCCGGGCGGCGACACCAGGGCCGCCGCCACGGCGAAGCTCCTGTCGCAGCGCGTCTCCGACTCCGACATCCAGGTGCTCAGGACGCTGGCCGAGGACGACTCGGGCGCGGAGAAGGGCAACCCCCGGCGCAACGAGGCGGTCCTGCTCTCCGAACAGGCCGCGTTCGTCCACAACTCGGGGAGCAACGGCGCCGCGAATCTCCAGCTCTTCTATCCCACGGACGGCGCGCCCGCGCTCGACTACCCGTACAACCTGGTCGACGAGTCCGAGCTGACCACGGACGAGAGCCGTGCCGCCATGCGGTTCATGGCCCTGCTCACGGACGACGCGTCGTACCGCACGCTGGAGGACCACGGCTTCCGGGCGGGGGCGGCGGACACCCCGGTGAAGACCGCGCTGGTCCGTACGGCGGGCGGGCGCGCGCCCCAGCCGTACGACACGGACGACTCCAGGCCCCCGACGGCGGAGGAGGTCCAGCGGACGCTCGGCCTGTGGACCGTCACCGTGCAGAGCGCCCGGCTGACGACGGTCGTGGACGCGTCGGGCTCGATGGAGGCGCCGGTCCCCGGGCGCGGCGGCCAGAGCCGGATGGATGTCACCAAGGCGTCGCTGCTCCAGGCGCTGGCGCAGTTCACGCCCGAGGACGAGATCGGGCTGTGGAAGTTCGCGACCCGGCTGGACGGCGCCAAGGACTACCGCAAGGTGGAGGAGACGGCCCGGCTCGGGGACGCGGCCAAGGGCGGCGGTACGCACCGCGAGGAGCTGTCGGACGCCTTCTCGGCCCTCGAACCGGTCCCCGACGGCGACACCGGTCTGTACGACACGACGCTGGCGGCCTACAAAGAGGCCCAGGCCTCGTACGTGAAGGGCAAGTTCAACGCCGTCGTCCTGCTCACGGACGGGACCAACAAGGACGACCACAGCATTTCGCGTGCCGCGCTGATCAGCCGGTTGCGTGCGCTCACGGATCCCACCCGTCCCGTCCCGCTGATCGGTATCGCGGTCGGCCCCGACGCGGACCGGGCGGCGGTGCACCAGATAGCCAGGGCCACGGGCGGCGCGGGCTACGAGGTGAGCGATCCGGGCGACATCCAGGCGGTGATCCTCCAGGCGATCATGGCGGTCGGCGAGGAGGAGGAGCCGTAA
- a CDS encoding PhzF family phenazine biosynthesis protein — MRIRIVDAFTDRPFAGNPAGVLLLDAPDFPDDGWLQRVAAEVNLSETAFAHPLPAGGDAGWALRWFTPVTEVDLCGHATLATAHVLHSTGRATGPLRFATRSGVLGATAHEDGSLTLDFPTSALIPVEAPDGVGAALGAEPLSVHRTSERIGDLLVELADEETVRRLTPDLGRLAALSRRGVVVTAAAADPAGGYDFVSRGFFPAVGIDEDPVTGSAHTALAPFWSARLGRAELTGLQGGARTGVVRTSLRGDRTLLTGHAVTVIDGELLSAP; from the coding sequence ATGCGGATTCGAATCGTCGACGCCTTCACCGACCGCCCCTTCGCCGGCAACCCCGCCGGGGTCCTGCTCCTGGACGCGCCGGACTTCCCCGACGACGGATGGCTGCAACGGGTGGCGGCGGAGGTCAATCTGTCGGAGACAGCCTTCGCGCACCCCCTGCCGGCCGGCGGCGACGCCGGGTGGGCGCTGCGCTGGTTCACCCCGGTCACCGAGGTCGACCTGTGCGGTCACGCCACCCTGGCCACGGCTCATGTCCTGCACTCCACCGGCCGCGCGACGGGGCCCCTGCGCTTCGCCACGCGCTCGGGCGTCCTCGGCGCCACCGCGCACGAGGACGGCTCGCTGACGCTCGACTTCCCCACCTCGGCGCTGATCCCGGTGGAGGCCCCGGACGGCGTCGGCGCCGCGCTGGGAGCCGAGCCCCTGTCGGTGCACCGCACCTCGGAGCGGATCGGTGATCTGCTGGTGGAGCTGGCGGACGAGGAGACCGTACGCCGGCTCACCCCCGACCTCGGGCGGCTCGCCGCCCTCTCGCGGCGCGGCGTGGTGGTCACGGCCGCCGCGGCGGATCCGGCGGGCGGCTACGACTTCGTCTCGCGCGGCTTCTTCCCCGCCGTGGGGATCGACGAGGACCCGGTGACGGGCAGCGCGCACACCGCGCTCGCCCCGTTCTGGTCGGCGAGGCTGGGACGCGCCGAGCTGACCGGCCTCCAGGGCGGTGCCCGTACCGGAGTGGTCCGCACGTCCCTGCGCGGCGACCGTACGCTGCTCACCGGCCACGCGGTCACGGTCATCGACGGCGAGCTGCTCAGCGCGCCGTAG
- a CDS encoding DUF5999 family protein: protein MCQHQPVCPTADSADRDAARLTAHHPEQGWSLLCNGVLVFEDTGELLPDGKIIAPHRPRDEQAVTAA, encoded by the coding sequence ATGTGCCAGCACCAGCCCGTGTGCCCGACCGCCGACTCCGCCGACCGGGACGCCGCCCGCCTGACGGCTCACCATCCGGAACAGGGCTGGAGCCTGCTGTGCAACGGCGTTCTGGTCTTCGAGGACACCGGCGAGCTGCTGCCCGACGGAAAGATCATCGCGCCGCACCGCCCGCGCGACGAGCAGGCGGTGACGGCGGCCTGA
- a CDS encoding glutamate--cysteine ligase, which produces MGEKVEADGFALSDRQKYRRKLQQCLAVLGRLLAEKRFDRPKNLMGLEIELNLAGSDGMPRMMNGEVLARIASRDFQTELGMFNLEVNIAPHRLEGRVLDQLAEELRAGLGYAHRKADEVDAGIVMIGILPTLTQDDTVSANLSDVGRYTLLNDQMVAARGEDFALDIEGVERLTCRSASITPEAACTSVQLHLQVTPERFAGVWNAAQAIASVQVALGANAPFLFGRELWRESRPPLFLQATDVRPPELAAQGVRPRTWFGERWIDSAYDLFAENLRYFPPLLPICDDEDPLRTLDDGGVPGLSELALHNGTVYRWNRPVYEVADGVPHLRVENRVLPAGPTVTDVIANAAFYYGLVRALADDTRPVWKRLPFETAAANFETACRHGIDAELRWPRPGRGTGITTVPVVKLVRDELLPLAAAGLDAWQVEPADRDFYLGVIEERCKLRVNGASWQVDTYHRAREEGLGREAALAATTRRYSELMHRGEPVHTWPAGLSAPGAGDPA; this is translated from the coding sequence ATGGGGGAGAAGGTCGAGGCGGACGGGTTCGCTCTGTCCGATCGGCAGAAATACCGCAGAAAGTTGCAGCAGTGCCTGGCGGTACTGGGGCGGCTCCTGGCGGAGAAGAGGTTCGACCGGCCCAAAAATCTGATGGGCCTGGAGATCGAGCTCAATCTCGCGGGGTCCGACGGGATGCCGCGGATGATGAATGGCGAGGTGCTCGCACGCATCGCGAGTCGTGATTTCCAGACCGAACTCGGTATGTTCAACCTGGAAGTGAATATAGCTCCCCACCGGCTGGAGGGACGTGTTCTCGACCAGTTGGCCGAAGAACTGCGGGCCGGCCTCGGATATGCCCACCGCAAAGCGGACGAGGTCGACGCGGGCATTGTGATGATCGGTATTCTGCCGACCCTCACCCAGGACGACACGGTCTCCGCGAATCTCTCCGACGTCGGCCGCTACACGCTCCTCAACGACCAGATGGTCGCGGCCAGGGGCGAGGACTTCGCCCTGGACATCGAGGGGGTGGAGCGTCTCACCTGCCGGTCCGCGTCCATCACCCCGGAGGCCGCCTGCACCTCCGTACAGCTGCATCTCCAGGTCACACCCGAGCGATTCGCGGGGGTGTGGAACGCCGCGCAGGCCATCGCGTCCGTACAAGTGGCACTGGGTGCCAATGCCCCGTTCCTATTCGGCCGGGAGTTGTGGCGGGAATCCAGGCCGCCGCTGTTCCTCCAGGCGACGGATGTCAGGCCGCCCGAACTCGCCGCGCAGGGGGTGCGGCCGCGGACGTGGTTCGGCGAGCGTTGGATTGATTCGGCATACGACCTGTTCGCGGAGAATTTGCGTTACTTCCCTCCCCTGTTGCCGATCTGTGACGACGAGGATCCACTGCGGACGCTGGACGACGGGGGAGTGCCCGGCCTGTCGGAGCTGGCGCTGCACAACGGCACGGTCTACCGCTGGAACCGGCCGGTGTACGAGGTCGCGGACGGCGTGCCGCATCTGCGGGTGGAGAACCGTGTCCTGCCCGCGGGCCCGACGGTCACCGATGTGATCGCCAACGCCGCCTTCTACTACGGGCTGGTGCGCGCGCTCGCCGACGACACGAGGCCGGTGTGGAAGCGGCTGCCGTTCGAGACGGCGGCCGCCAACTTCGAGACCGCGTGCCGGCACGGCATCGACGCGGAGCTGCGGTGGCCCCGGCCGGGCCGGGGGACCGGTATCACCACCGTGCCGGTCGTGAAGCTCGTACGGGACGAACTGCTGCCGCTCGCGGCGGCCGGTCTCGACGCGTGGCAGGTCGAGCCGGCGGACCGTGACTTCTACCTCGGGGTCATCGAGGAGCGGTGCAAGCTGCGGGTGAACGGCGCCTCGTGGCAGGTGGACACCTACCACCGGGCACGGGAGGAGGGGCTGGGGCGGGAGGCCGCGCTGGCCGCGACCACCCGGCGCTACAGCGAACTGATGCACCGGGGCGAGCCGGTGCACACCTGGCCGGCCGGGCTGTCCGCGCCGGGGGCCGGTGACCCGGCCTGA
- the gcvP gene encoding aminomethyl-transferring glycine dehydrogenase, protein MTDHRIPLSQLERGVPFEQRHIGPDVAAQAKMLAQVGYGSLDELTAAAVPDVIKSAEALGLPGARTEAEVLAELRALADRNTVLAPMIGLGYYGTFTPPVILRNVMENPAWYTAYTPYQPEISQGRLEALLNFQTMVADLTGLPTSGASLLDEGTAAAEAMALSRRAGKVKDGVFLIDADTLPQTIAVIRTRAEPAGVEVVVADLTDGIPAEVAERGVFGVLLQYPGASGAVRDIRPVVERAHELGALVTVAADLLALTLLTSPGELGADIAVGTTQRFGVPMGFGGPHAGFMAVRDTFARTLPGRLVGVSVDADGDKAYRLALQTREQHIRREKATSNICTAQVLLAVMAGMYAVYHGPDGLRGIARRTHRYATLLAEGLRAGGAEVVHGAYFDTLTVRVPGRAAEVTAAAREHGVNLYQADADHVSVACDETTGRAQLAAVWTAFGVDADIEALDAAAGDALPATLLRSDDILTHPVFHQHRSETAMLRYLRKLSDRDYALDRGMIPLGSCTMKLNATTEMESVTWPEFAALHPFAPAEQAEGYLTLIRELEERLAEVTGYDAVSLQPNAGSQGELAGLLAVRAYHRANGDTRRTVCLIPSSAHGTNAASAVMAGMKVVVVKTREDGDVDVEDLHAKIERHGAELAVLMVTYPSTHGVFEEHISDICAAVHDAGGQVYVDGANLNALVGLAKPGKFGSDVSHLNLHKTFCIPHGGGGPGVGPVGVRSHLAPYLPNHPLQPAAGPETGVGPISAAPWGSAGILPISWAYVRLMGGEGLKRATQVAVLAANYIAKRLEPHYPVLYTGPNGLVAHECIVDLRPLSKATGVSVSDIAKRLIDYGFHAPTMSFPVAGTLMIEPTESEDLGELDRFCEAMIAIRAEVEKVASGEWPADDNPLRNAPHTASALGGEWDHPYTRAEAVFPAGVSAADKYWPPVRRIDDAYGDRNLVCSCPPLDAYDH, encoded by the coding sequence ATGACCGACCACCGCATTCCGCTCTCCCAGCTGGAGCGTGGCGTCCCCTTCGAGCAGCGCCATATCGGGCCCGACGTGGCGGCCCAGGCGAAGATGCTCGCGCAGGTCGGCTACGGCTCGCTGGACGAGCTGACCGCCGCCGCGGTGCCCGACGTGATCAAGAGCGCGGAGGCGCTGGGGCTCCCCGGGGCCCGTACCGAGGCCGAGGTGCTGGCGGAGCTGCGCGCCCTCGCCGACCGCAACACGGTCCTCGCCCCGATGATCGGCCTCGGCTACTACGGCACGTTCACGCCGCCGGTGATCCTGCGCAACGTCATGGAGAACCCGGCCTGGTACACCGCGTACACGCCGTACCAGCCGGAGATCTCCCAGGGCCGGCTCGAAGCTCTCCTGAACTTCCAGACGATGGTGGCCGACCTGACGGGGCTGCCCACCTCCGGTGCCTCCCTGCTGGACGAGGGCACGGCCGCCGCCGAGGCGATGGCGCTGTCCCGGCGCGCCGGCAAGGTCAAGGACGGTGTCTTCCTGATCGACGCCGACACCCTGCCCCAGACGATCGCCGTGATCAGGACCCGCGCCGAACCGGCCGGCGTCGAGGTCGTCGTCGCGGACCTGACCGACGGCATCCCGGCCGAGGTGGCCGAGCGCGGTGTCTTCGGTGTGCTGCTCCAGTACCCCGGCGCCTCCGGGGCCGTACGGGACATCAGGCCGGTCGTCGAGCGGGCGCACGAGCTGGGCGCCCTCGTCACCGTCGCCGCCGACCTGCTCGCGCTGACGCTCCTCACCTCGCCCGGTGAGCTGGGCGCGGACATCGCCGTCGGCACCACCCAGCGCTTCGGCGTCCCGATGGGCTTCGGTGGACCGCATGCCGGATTCATGGCCGTACGCGACACGTTCGCGCGCACCCTGCCGGGCCGGCTCGTCGGGGTGTCCGTAGACGCCGACGGCGACAAGGCGTACCGGCTGGCCCTCCAGACCCGCGAGCAGCACATCCGCCGCGAGAAGGCCACCAGCAACATCTGCACCGCGCAGGTCCTGCTCGCCGTGATGGCGGGCATGTACGCGGTCTACCACGGCCCCGACGGCCTGCGGGGCATCGCCCGGCGCACCCACCGCTACGCGACGCTGCTCGCCGAGGGGCTGCGGGCCGGCGGCGCGGAGGTCGTGCACGGCGCGTACTTCGACACGCTGACCGTACGGGTCCCCGGCCGGGCCGCCGAGGTCACCGCCGCCGCCCGTGAGCACGGCGTCAACCTGTACCAGGCCGACGCCGACCACGTCTCCGTCGCCTGTGACGAGACCACCGGGCGCGCCCAGCTGGCCGCCGTGTGGACGGCGTTCGGCGTCGACGCCGACATCGAGGCGCTGGACGCGGCCGCCGGGGACGCGCTGCCCGCGACGCTGCTGCGGAGCGACGACATCCTGACCCACCCCGTCTTCCACCAGCACCGCTCCGAGACGGCGATGCTGCGCTACCTGCGCAAGCTCTCCGACCGTGACTACGCGCTGGACCGCGGCATGATCCCGCTCGGCTCCTGCACCATGAAGCTGAACGCGACCACGGAGATGGAGTCGGTCACCTGGCCGGAGTTCGCGGCCCTGCACCCCTTCGCCCCGGCCGAGCAGGCCGAGGGCTACCTGACGCTCATCAGGGAGCTGGAGGAGCGGCTCGCCGAGGTCACCGGGTACGACGCGGTGTCCCTCCAGCCGAACGCCGGTTCCCAGGGCGAGCTGGCCGGGCTGCTCGCCGTACGGGCGTACCACCGCGCCAACGGCGACACGCGGCGCACCGTCTGCCTGATCCCGTCCTCCGCGCACGGCACGAACGCCGCGAGCGCGGTCATGGCCGGGATGAAGGTCGTGGTCGTCAAGACCCGCGAGGACGGTGACGTCGACGTCGAGGACCTGCACGCCAAGATCGAGCGGCACGGCGCCGAGCTGGCCGTCCTGATGGTCACCTACCCGTCCACCCACGGGGTGTTCGAGGAGCACATCAGCGACATCTGCGCCGCCGTGCACGACGCGGGCGGCCAGGTCTACGTCGACGGCGCCAACCTCAACGCGCTGGTGGGGCTGGCCAAGCCGGGCAAGTTCGGCTCGGACGTCTCCCACCTGAACCTGCACAAGACGTTCTGCATCCCGCACGGCGGCGGCGGTCCCGGGGTCGGTCCCGTCGGCGTACGGTCCCACCTCGCCCCGTACCTGCCCAACCACCCCCTCCAGCCGGCCGCGGGGCCCGAGACGGGTGTCGGCCCGATCTCCGCCGCCCCCTGGGGCTCGGCGGGCATACTGCCGATCTCCTGGGCGTACGTACGGCTGATGGGCGGCGAGGGCCTCAAGCGCGCGACGCAGGTCGCGGTGCTCGCGGCCAACTACATCGCCAAGCGCCTGGAGCCGCACTACCCGGTGCTCTACACCGGTCCGAACGGCCTGGTCGCCCACGAGTGCATCGTGGACCTGCGCCCGCTGTCGAAGGCGACGGGCGTCAGCGTCAGTGACATCGCCAAGCGGCTGATCGACTACGGCTTCCACGCGCCGACGATGTCGTTCCCCGTGGCGGGCACGCTGATGATCGAGCCGACCGAGAGCGAGGACCTGGGCGAACTGGACCGGTTCTGCGAGGCGATGATCGCGATCCGCGCCGAGGTCGAGAAGGTCGCGTCGGGCGAGTGGCCCGCGGACGACAACCCGCTGCGCAACGCGCCGCACACGGCGTCGGCGCTCGGCGGGGAGTGGGACCACCCGTACACCCGCGCCGAGGCGGTCTTCCCGGCCGGTGTCTCGGCCGCGGACAAGTACTGGCCGCCGGTCCGTCGTATCGACGACGCGTACGGCGACCGCAACCTGGTCTGCTCCTGCCCGCCGCTGGACGCGTACGACCACTGA
- a CDS encoding CPBP family intramembrane glutamic endopeptidase: MAGSFPEEDAPRRILRSETVLVLALSLGASGVSALISFVGSVTKPGALRDQAAQLNSSAAPGRPWLDLAWQLFGITTALVPVALVAHFLLRENSGLRAIGFDRTRPGPDLGRGTLVAAGIGSAGLAFYLAVQASGFNLTVVPESLPGVWWKFPVLILSAVQNSVLEEVIVVGYLLRRLGQLGWTPMAALVASSVLRGSYHLYQGIGGFLGNMVMGVVFVLLYRRWGRVGPLVVAHSLLDIGAFVGYALLAGKVGWLPTA; encoded by the coding sequence GTGGCCGGTTCCTTTCCCGAGGAGGATGCCCCCCGGCGGATCCTCCGGTCCGAGACGGTGCTCGTCCTGGCGCTCTCGCTGGGTGCGAGTGGTGTGTCGGCGCTGATCAGTTTTGTTGGTTCGGTGACAAAACCCGGCGCCCTGAGGGACCAGGCGGCCCAGCTCAACTCGTCGGCGGCCCCCGGGCGGCCTTGGCTCGATCTCGCCTGGCAGCTGTTCGGCATCACCACGGCTCTGGTGCCGGTCGCCCTCGTCGCGCACTTCCTGCTCAGGGAGAACAGCGGACTGCGGGCCATCGGCTTCGACCGCACCCGGCCCGGCCCTGACCTGGGGCGCGGCACGCTCGTGGCGGCGGGGATCGGCAGCGCGGGGCTCGCGTTCTACCTGGCGGTCCAGGCGTCGGGCTTCAACCTGACCGTGGTGCCGGAGTCGCTGCCCGGCGTGTGGTGGAAGTTCCCGGTGCTGATCCTCTCGGCGGTGCAGAACTCCGTGCTGGAGGAGGTCATCGTCGTCGGGTATCTGCTGCGACGGCTGGGGCAGTTGGGATGGACACCGATGGCGGCGCTGGTGGCGAGCTCGGTGCTGCGTGGCTCGTACCACCTGTACCAGGGCATCGGCGGCTTCCTCGGCAACATGGTGATGGGCGTGGTGTTCGTCCTCCTCTACCGGCGCTGGGGGAGGGTCGGGCCGCTGGTGGTGGCCCACTCGCTGCTCGACATCGGGGCGTTTGTCGGATACGCCCTGCTGGCGGGCAAGGTGGGGTGGCTGCCCACGGCATAG